The Alosa sapidissima isolate fAloSap1 chromosome 8, fAloSap1.pri, whole genome shotgun sequence genome contains a region encoding:
- the LOC121715957 gene encoding coiled-coil domain-containing protein 112 isoform X2 yields the protein MNAIVRQHLDGSDGYSHGDNINISNTTVDLKKTDFLRQVGHLQKQFDKNDKEIWLKIHWKNGLEDYFSDVKELDERLQHDLNNERLRVQQQLVKLRHGVVRFQGQLTDVKPSTELIEKLKEIMAEVETSISTFKEDQHQSFEELLKEERVCWQELSALEKKMEAWPLVDKTNRVLHATSLGKVHVTQIQNDALTEVKALDTYLQQTGGQYGGWDQYDHQSFLHVWTKYGGKQSYIREAMAYLPARNQEEVHQHEAWYLKLQDLQESKKQAIHKWRTERQREREESLQQRQELMDAERRKREEMAQERRRRADEEQKEAAIRLEMWRSQQQLQQEQEKEQRLKEEVLRKRKIQEEHRRQQEVRLAVKACVQQKKEQEKQRLAEKKTKEQAEMEEKRRAAAQLIPHFQERA from the exons ATGAATGCTATTGTGAGACAGCACTTGGATGGTTCCGATGGATACTCTCACGGAGACAACATCAATATATCGAATACGACGGTCGACCTCAAGAAGACAGACTTTCTCCGACAAGTTGGACATCTGCAAAAGCA GTTCGACAAGAATGATAAAGAGATATGGCTAAAAATCCACTGGAAGAATGGCCTCGAAGATTATTTCTCTGACGTTAAAGAGTTGGATGAAAGACTTCAACACGACCTCAACAATGAAA GGTTGAGAGTGCAGCAACAACTTGTGAAATTGCGACATGGAGTTGTCCGGTTCCAGGGACAGCTCACTGATGTAAAGCCCTCTACGGAAT TGATTGAGAAACTGAAAGAGATCATGGCAGAGGTTGAAACTTCAATCAGCACCTTTAAAGAAGATCAGCATCAGAG CTTTGAAGAGCTGCTGAAAGAGGAGAGGGTCTGCTGGCAGGAACTCTCTGCCCTCGAGAAGAAGATGGAGGCCTGGCCCTTGGTTGACAAAACTAACCGTGTGCTACATGCCACTTCGTTAGGAAAGGTGCATGTTACCCAAATCCAGAATGATGCTCTCACTGAAGTGAAGGCCCTGGATACATATCTTCAGCAAACAGGGGGTCAATATGGTGGCTGGGATCAGTACGACCATCAGAGTTTTCTCCATGTATGGACCAAGTATGGTGGAAAACAGTCCTACATCAGAGAGGCCATGGCCTACCTGCCAGCCAGAAATCAAGAGGAGGTGCACCAACATGAAGCATGGTACCTGAAGCTCCAGGATCTGCAAGAGAGCAAAAAACAG GCCATCCATAAGTGGAGGACAGAAAGAcagcgggagagagaggaaagtttGCAGCAGAGACAAGAGCTAATGGAcgcagagaggagaaagagggaagagatgGCACAGGAGCGCCGCCGTCGGGCCGATGAAGAGCAGAAGGAGGCAGCCATTAGGCTTGAGATGTGGAGGAGCcagcagcagctccagcagGAGCAAGAGAAGGAGCAGCGGCTCAAGGAGGAGGTACTCCGCAAGAGGAAGATCCAGGAGGAGCACAGGAGACAACAGGAGGTTAGGCTGGCTGTGAAGGCTTGTGTACAACAGAAAAAGGAGCAGGAGAAGCAACGGTTGGCAGAAAAGAAGACAAAGGAACAAGCAGaaatggaggagaagaggagagcagcAGCCCAACTCATCCCGCACTTTCAGGAAAGGG CTTAA